In the genome of Phycodurus eques isolate BA_2022a chromosome 11, UOR_Pequ_1.1, whole genome shotgun sequence, the window acatttgaaaaaaaaaggaaaagtaacAAAGCAAAAGTGAATAAGTCCAAGTAACGGTGaagtcataaaaatgtaaacgtaGACATCCATATCGAGAAGAAATAGTAACAATGgaacagtcaaaaagtaaaaatcagTCAAAACGTAAAAGtcaaattagtaaaaaaaatacaatcaaagcATAGCAGTAAAACTCGAAATAGTCAAATTGATCCGTCCATCCTGTCCTGCAACGTTTGTCTCCTGTCGAAGATTTGCGTCGGCTGAGTAAACGTTGCGAAAcgcgtccgtccgtccgtccgtccgtccgtccgtcgcCTACCTGGCTCGTCGGCCGCGAGGCTCAGGTTGCGTCCGCCGAGCGTCCGCTGGAGGATCCTCAGGTGCTCCTTGAGGGCCGGGATGGAGTGGGCCTCCTGGTCCTGCACGGGCCACTCCAGGAACTCCAGGACCTCCTCGCCCAGCAGGATCTCCAGAACGTCGCTGTGGCGGATGGCGTCCTTCAGCAGCGAGTTGAACGACGCCGACAGACGCTTCATCTCCGCCAGCACGCGCTCCGTTTCCTCCGAGCCCGCCCGGGCCTCCGCCCGAGCCCGGACCTCCCGCACCAGGACGCTCAGACGCCGCACGGACGACTCCAAAGCCGTCGTCCTGTTGTGCTCTGACGTCATCGACTCCTTCGCCTGACGACGCGCCgcacaaaaatatacattctCACGCGTGATGAACCCTTCGCGCTCCCTCGAAACGATTCGAAAGAATGGCGTCGTTCAAAAAAGATCCAAGTAAAGGTCCAACAGGAAAAGGGAGAGTTCAAAAGTAAGTCAGGcgcagcttaaaaaaaaaaaatcgaaagttGAAGTCATAGCAAACATAAAAAGAGCCATCGATTCGAAATTCGAAAGttgttaaaaagtcaaaaagacaaacaaacgtCTCAAAGTAAGTCAAAAATAATAGTCGCCAATTCAATCAGTTCTAACGTAAACGCTCAAAACTGAAAGAGTTCTCAAGTcaaattgcaaacattttaattcaattcaattagaaataaaaaaaggaaaagtggaaaaaaagtcaatgtcAAAAAGTCTAAGTCCTTgttgaaaagcaaaataatcGTCACAAATGAAGTCAGTTCAAaaggaaaaagaggaaaagctCAACACTAAAAGTTCTAAAGTCAAATCGCAAActgcaaaaagcaaaatagTCCATCAGTAAAGTCATACAGTCGTTCCAAATAAGGAATTAAGGCTCCCTGAAAAGCTCGCTGGCAAAGCACTACTCTCCTAGGAGATGGAGCTCCTCCACTCACTCCAACATATCGTCGCGACTTGGCACCGGGATGCCACAAGCTGGCGCCAACGCAATTGATTCTCATCGGGAGGTTTGCCGCCGTACCTGCCGCAGGCTTTCGCGCAGCGCCCGGGCGGCCGCCTCCGAGGCCAGGCGGTTCTCATTGGCCAGCTCCGTGGCGTTGACCACGCCCATCTGCAGCCGGGCCAGCGCCTCGTCGAGACGCCGGCAGTCGCACTCGGACGAGTTGTTCTTGTAGAGGACGGCGTAGAGGTAGTCGACGTCCACGTCCATCTCGTGGAGCCGCTGCCCCTGCCGGCTCAGGTTGCCCGCCAGCTGCTCCACCCGCTCCAGCGCGGCCACCTTGGCCGCCTCCACCTCCAGGCCCGTCTCCATGAACTGGACCCGGCCGGAGCGCGCCGTCCGGTCGACGCGCTCGCCCAGCGCCTCGGCGTCGCGCCGCAGCTGCCGGACGCCGCTCGACGTCGCCGCCAGGTCCTCCGCCAGCTCGTCCACCTGGACGGGGACACAAACGCGCGCCGCTTGCCGTGACTCGCCGGGCCTGCGGGTGGCGCCGGCGGGGCGCGGACAAACAAACACCCAAAGTCGTAtttgaaaaatagaaatataaaatagcaattcaaaaaaaaatgtaatgtcaaaaagtcaaagtaatactgaaaaaaaagctaaatgtaGAAGTTGaaaatttcaagaaaaagtcactcagtcaaaaaaaaaaaaaaaaaagtaatagaaATAGTCAAAATAAGTCAAAATCAAAGtcgaagaaaaaaagtcagtcgGTGAAAAGgcaaaaattaaaatggaaaagaaactgTCAAAGTAagtcaaaaaaaaccaacactaTTCGCAGGGACAGCACGTGCGGCCCGCGGGTGGCGCCAGCACAGCGCGATGACGCGGCCGTTCACCTTGATGCTGTTGTTGACCACCGCGTTGTCCAGACGCTCGATGGCCTCCCACacggcggcggaggaggaggaggaggtctgtGACATCGTGAGGCGCGCCTCCTTCCGGGGGCGGGCCCGCTCCCGCTCCCTGTCGCTCTTCTTcttcccgttcctgctcctgcTCCTGCTCCAGCTCGATGTCCGCCAGGCCGGCGTTCATGGCCTGCAGGCTCGCCTGGCGGAAATCAAGTCACGGGAACGAAAAGTCACCGTCCAAAAGTTCAAGCCAAACAAAACATCTCAATCACAAGGtaagagtaaaaaaaagtaagttttgccgtgctttgtctggtccctgaCCTAGGACCAGTTTGCCTGCCAGGGGCGTGGAGCCCCAGACGACTTAGCTCCGAGGACGCACGAACCCCTCCGCCACGATGAGGGGATTAAGTTTAGTAATTGTCAAAAATAGTTCCAAAGTAAGAGTTACAATGTAAGAGTGAAATAGTCAAAAAGGAATATGGTTAGCGATGGTAATCAAAAGTACAAGAAGAGTCCAAGagtaaagcaacaaaaaaagtgagggTTCAAAGATGATGTGATAGGCGCATACGTGCAGCATCTTGTTGTGTCGTTTGATCTTGAGGTCGAGGTCGGTCTTGAGGTTGCTGATGTTGTAGTGCAGCATTGCACGCTGGGAGTGCAGCTCGCTCTCCAGCCGCCGCCGGACGCTTTCGTCGCCCTCCAGCCGCGCCACGTCCCGCGCCAGATGGCCCACCTGCCGCCCGAGCCGCTCCAGCGAGCGGTTGAAGTGCCGCAGGGCCGGCTGCAGCTGAGACATCAGCAGCGCCACCATGTGGGGAAGAGGCAGCGCCGCCGGGGGGGCGGCCTGCGGGGAAACAgactccgccgccgccgccgccgccgcgtccTCGTACGCCCCTCgaacccaacaacaacaacgacacgTTGATTCACCGACTCTTCATTCCGgaacatccatccgtccattttctgtagcgcttctcctcacgccgGTCGCGGGCgggccggagcccatcccagctatcgtccggcgagcggcggggtacgccctgaaccggtcgccagccgatcgcacggcacatagaaacaaacaaccattcgcactcacattcataccgacggcccgtgaccctcgtgaggagaaacagtaaagaaaatggatggatgttgaattTCAATGTATCAGCAATTTTATAGTTTCATCATTCTTACTCTATTTCTATTtgaatttttgtgtgtattatttttattagtacCACGTATGTTTCATGGAGCAAAATTGTACCTTTCACTGAAAACGGCAATAaaacgattctgattcttattctgGACATATTTGACATATACAGCGGACCCGCGCTTTTCGGATGATTTGTCtttcgattattattattattattttttgtctagATTTTGTTCCGATTTTTATACATCCCCTTGATTTTCGGAcagaaaaaggaacaaaatgtgGCTCATCCGAAACATTTTGTAAGTTGTGTACAGATGGTTCAACAGACGGCAAGGCATATTGCACAAGCATTTGTTAATAACTCAAAGCCTAGCAGATACTGTCAAAAACCAGACCTTCAAAATAGAAGCACACAGTATAATATCACAATTTACCCACACTTTCCTTTGCCACATGGTGGCTGACTTGCCAATCGCACACAATCATTTGAGTGTGACTGCGAAATAAGCCAACATGGGGCTAAAGAAAGTGTGCTGAAAGTTATTATATGGCTCTGCCTTTATTTCGAAGgcctgacttttgacaggatgtgttACACCTTTGTTGCTCCaacttttgtgactttttgttttgcgtGTCGCTGAGCGGACCGAGAGGCTTGTTATCGTCTTGAGCTGTTAATTAAACGTTGGATTGTGGAATTGCTCCACTATTGAATGCATTTCAcggccataaggcgcacttaaaagtcagAAATATTCTCCTTATAATGcggcggcgcgccttatgtgtgcaccgagttccaaaatctgtaaatgtcgttgcgtgactttgatgagcgctccgcccGACCGACTGGGAGcgtttcctgccgacacgccgCTTATACAGAGGAAGGCGGGACGTGacctgaggacagcatgcggacgttcaagggggaagggtgcgtgtgaaagaggacgctaaaggcacgcccccagtcgGTATACagtgccggggtgtgcattgtgcaaaacaacatcggttcgGCTAAGGACgaccgaaaatggcacctacgaagagacacgcttacgctccggcaacgagactgactccgacaatgacgagagggaacccggcgtgtttgactGGAGaacttcatttcggatacagaagatgcgGACTTTggtggatttgtggatgaggattgatcaaaaaagaacgtgagcacattgttaaatacttcaataaagtacaaccgaactcagttttgctcccgctgcctttttaaaaacacacgctagcatgcatgcatgctagcgtgtGTTTTAAGTTAGCGTATGctttaccatgcctgtgcccaataatacgctgcgccttatgtatgtgtttaaTACAgcaatagaccccgtaactgaaactgcgccttttaatacggtgccttatggtcgcgaaaatacggtattcaTATTTCTGGGTATCAATTTACAATGCCGTCAGGAAGGCCGAGCGCTCTAAGGTACACGTTCAGGTTGTAGTCTACTCGGTAGGTGTGTGTttgaatcccacttctgacagtCACTTTTTGTCACATCATACAGTAGTTAAAAGAGAGGGTACACAAACGGCACGGATTCATGATGAAAActggggttccactgtacatttagCAATGTTGTCATTCTTTTTTGATGAAATAATTGATTcattccatccagccatccattatTACGAAATTAATTATAAACAATATATGCAAAGAATGAGAGAATTATTGTTTTGTccttaaaataaactattttacaaacatattttcactCTTAGGGCCCatctgcactttaaaaaaaaatgtagccaTCGCTTTAGATggtgcatgtgtacctaatgaagtggccgctttaattatattatattattattattttttttttcttttattattattatattattatattaaattattGTCAATAAAATTGGTTCAGGAAAGAAAATAAGCGACCCTCAAgcataaaaaagacaaatcgtTGTCACTCAGCAGAGACATagtccagacacacacacgcacgcacgcacgcacacacacacacacacacacacgcacaccactTCCATTAGTACAAAGCCACATGTAGGAGTTCGTAGGTCACACAGCAGCGACAGGAAGTCTTGgcgtggtgggggtggggccaAGGGTCGAAATCAAACACAGTCGTCAGCTGGCAACATTTGGCCCTAGTGAGCGTCAACGTGATTTACGGCTGAGGCCGGAAAACTCCTGTCCTCGCATGTTAGCGCACAAATGGCCTTTGTGCGTCTGTCTGTTTGTTAGCAAACATCACAATTCCTTCAACGATTCTCGCTTGATTGTAAACGGCAGAATTTACGATGCAACTTCAACGATTCTGGCTTGATCGTAAACGTCACAATTCCTGATGAGACTTCAACGATCCTCGCTTGATCGGAAACGTCAGAATTCCCGAGACGACTTCAACGATTCTGGCTTGACCGCGAGGGGACGTGTTTACAGAAGTAAAAGCGGCCCCTTGCGGAGGTCTCGTCATGACGCAcgtgtggcaatttcaaggatttttttgcaaccggagccaacattgtctatttatcagttctaaagcatcttttTTTCACTGATGGCTGTTACGTTTGCTGCCTTTTGGTAACGTATAAGTCAGATGAGTCCGCTGTGAGCGTCCATATTGCACTGACGCGTCGCGGTtaccttgagcaaggcacccgAGGAGGCAACTTTTTAGGCGCTTGGATCAATTTCAATTCTCCATTATGGATTGTTGGCAAGAGAAACAAAGCAGTCAGAATGGCCGAGATGATGCTAAGATGCTACGTTCAGATCGTAGTCTATTCTTTAGGCATGGGTttgaatcccacttctgacaagagtttttttgtaacattctgCAGTAGTTTAAAGCAAAGGTACAAAATTCTAGTGTAACAGTGCTGAGAGGAAATTTGCTGCTGGCTAAAACGCAGGATGTGAGAAATAATAACGAGATAAAGAAAAAGTCCCTTGAACGATGATGTCATGCTGGCCTGGCGGGCGAGGTCAAGGTTCAGAGAGGGGGAACTCAGGAAcacaggaagtgatgtcatgCTGACCTGTCATTTATCATGATGGCTATTGTTTatgctcaaacacacacacaaccacacaaacTTGTCTTTGTTCTTAAATGGGAAGACAAAAATCATCTTTCGAGTCAGGTATTAtataacatttaacattcacACATC includes:
- the LOC133410058 gene encoding LOW QUALITY PROTEIN: multimerin-2-like (The sequence of the model RefSeq protein was modified relative to this genomic sequence to represent the inferred CDS: inserted 2 bases in 1 codon), which codes for MAAVRVLLFLLALLLSARGDVRARDPEVEREEDEAEDWGEAAGVVSATEETPLMQDGGNYPARSGNWCAFVQKRMVTTAVACGTEKYTIKSQSPCPSGTPDCHLVMYKLSTRPLYRQKQKVTAALLWRCCPGHGGYNCDDTVADTQTDSESSSLIGGSKVQRAPGSLHTAGGLPQQQHSDPDREQNDHQGSVNTLHNVSRVQSQEDRAQHQDRVQDPVRGPSQDRAQYPIHVPHQGNVRYPVRVQDQEHVQHPARKHEQEERLHPWSRPAFLCISGVSAGNAPSRVGESTCRCCCWVRGAYEDAAAAAAAESVSPQAAPPAALPLPHMVALLMSQLQPALRHFNRSLERLGRQVGHLARDVARLEGDESVRRRLESELHSQRAMLHYNISNLKTDLDLKIKRHNKMLHASLQAMNAGLADIELEQEQEQEREEEERQGAGAGPPPEGGAPXTMSQTSSSSSAAVWEAIERLDNAVVNNSIKVDELAEDLAATSSGVRQLRRDAEALGERVDRTARSGRVQFMETGLEVEAAKVAALERVEQLAGNLSRQGQRLHEMDVDVDYLYAVLYKNNSSECDCRRLDEALARLQMGVVNATELANENRLASEAAARALRESLRQAKESMTSEHNRTTALESSVRRLSVLVREVRARAEARAGSEETERVLAEMKRLSASFNSLLKDAIRHSDVLEILLGEEVLEFLEWPVQDQEAHSIPALKEHLRILQRTLGGRNLSLAADEPGDTEEAPPADEPSPGGATRNDGGGGPSADRPRRTGGDGGDLWKSERSVEELKMKLRQMEEAVADEERQQQQEEEVSALRTEVARLERGLEEHLRTFKNVFSNADVLERSRAALELDKLQRMLATKEEKKRGGGGGGGQRRSRRQAPDVPATLDRSASSTSPRAVARSAGLRLREGEELRLEPRDDAVLPPRDT